One genomic window of Solanum dulcamara chromosome 10, daSolDulc1.2, whole genome shotgun sequence includes the following:
- the LOC129871371 gene encoding acyl carrier protein 2, mitochondrial-like produces the protein MAARIALLKYLRVEARPVQLRNPRLIGSSFSQLFKRHFSEEVRGSFLDKDEVRDRVINVVKNFQKVDPSKVVPNAHFQNDLGLDSLDTVEIVMAFEEEFGFEIPDNEADKINSIDLAVDFIASHPQAK, from the exons ATGGCGGCGAGGATCGCATTGCTGAAGTACCTGAGAGTGGAAGCTCGGCCGGTGCAGCTTCGAAACCCTAGGCTCATCGGAAGCTCATTCAGTCAGCTTTTCAAACGTCACTTCTCGGAGGAAGTAAGGGGATCGTTTCTCGATAAGGATGAAGTTAGGGATCGTGTAATCAACGTCGTCAAAAACTTCCAGAAAGTTGATCCTTCCAAG GTTGTCCCAAATGCTCACTTCCAAAATGATCTGGGCTTAGATAGTTTAGACACCGTCGAAATTGTGATGGCCTTTGAAGAAGAATTTGGGTTTGAGATTCCGGACAATGAAGCCGACAAGATCAACTCGATAGATTTAGCAGTTGATTTCATTGCATCTCACCCTCAGGCAAAATAA